Below is a window of Myxococcus xanthus DNA.
GTGCGGATACTCTCCGTAGAAGTACCGCAGCTCGTGCGTGTTCGAGGCGGCCCCATCCGTCTTCCACAAGCTGGCTTCGCCCTCGTCGTTATCCACGAGGAAATAGAGGCGCGACTTCACAGCCAGCAAGTCGAAGATGACGTTATCTCCTACCAGGCTGAGGACGGGAATGGCCCCTGGCACTCCGGTGCTACGCCAGAGATGAATCTCATCGCTCCAGGGGCCCCGCTTGGACGCGACGAAATAGAAGGCCTCGTTACCCACGCGAACGAGCCTTCGCGGGAAGGAGTTAGCGGGTCCGGGCTCGATGTCCTCGACGAGGTACGTCCCCGCGTCTGTTCCATCACTGCGCCACAGCTCGTATCCGTGCACGCCGTCGTTCGCGCCGAAGTACAGGACACCACCGAACTCAACCAGCATGGGATCGTTTATCCAGTAGAAGGGGTCCGGACGGCGAATCCCATCCTCCGGCCCCGGGTAGATGTCCTTCACCAGGTACGTGCCGGCCGACGTCCCGTCGGTCACCCACAACTCGTAGCCGTGGACGCCGTCATCCGCGGCGAAGAACACCCGGTTCCCCACCCGAGTGAGATTCGAGATCTCCGACCCCGCCAGCCCTGGGTAGATGTCCTTCACCAGCGACGTGCCGCTTCCTTCCGTTCCGCTGCTTCGCCACAACTCGCGTCCATGTGTCCCGTCGTCCGCCGTGAAGAAGAGGACTCGGTCGCCGTGGATCAGATCGGCCGGATTGGACCCCACGGGGCCAGGGTGGATGTCCGCCAATCGAACGGCCTCCTTCCCGCACAACTCCCACTTCTGACTCAGGGCGGACTCCTGACTCGTGAAGTCAGCATCCTCGACTTCGGTGCCACAACCTGCGGCGCCCAGGAGCATGAGCAGTGGGAGATGGGGCTTCATGACGGCCTCCGTTGAGTGCGCGGTCCATCCGCGCCGAATCCGGAGGGTGAGAGTCATGCGTACCCGCATCCACCTGCGCAGGAGTGGCACTCCGCGGGTGGAAAGCGACAGTCGCTCACGCTGCGCAAACGGGGACAGGGCGCGCCCGGTCAGGCACGGCGACTGCACTGACGAACGTCCGCGCCTGGCGTCGAAGTCCTGCTCCAGGCGCACGCAACCCGCGGCATGTGCAACGCCCTTGCACCGGCAGACATGGCGACACGTCGGGCACGCACGCGCCAGACACAACGTCACACGAGGTCACAACTCAAAGATGAATCCAACCCAGCAGAAGCTGAACGCTCGGCGTCGTCACGTTCGCGGATTTACGCTGATTGAAATCATGGTCGTCATCACCATCCTCGGACTCATCGCCGCGGCGGTGGGCGTCTCCGTGATGTCGAACCTGGAGGAGGCCAAGCAGAAGACCGCCGCCCTGGACATCAAGACATTGGAGACGGGGCTCAAGCTCCACTACATGAAGACCGGCAGCTTCCCGGAGACCCAGGCCGGCCTGGAAGAACTCCTCCAGGCGCGCTCGCTGGAGCGACTGCCCCAGGACCCGTGGAACCGCGACTACGTGTACATGAATGAGGGCGGCAACCCTGTCATCCTGTCGTACGGCGCGGACGGTGTCCCAGGGGGCGACGGCAGCGACGCGGACATCTCCTCCCAGGTGGCGTCACCGTCCGCGAGCGCGGCCCGCCGCCCCAAGGGGCTCCGTTAGTCCAAGCCATCGAGCACGTCAGCGGCCCGCCGCCACGCGCGCGAAGTGGTGCGCGAGGCGGTGCAGCACCTCCGTGTTGTCGGCCTCGGCCGCCTTGAGCTTGGGCAACTGCGCCTTCAGCTCCTGGAGGTTCTTTCCGCGTTGCTGGAGGCTGTCCGCCTCGATGTCAATCCATCGCCCCAGCTCGCTGGCGGTCAGCTCCAGGTGGAACTGGAAGCCGTAGGACGTGCCCAACCGGAAGGCCTGCTGGGTGTACCGGTCCGTGGACGCCAGCAACGTGGCGTCCGGGACGGGCGCATAGGAATCACCGTGCCAGTGCGCCACCACCGTGCGCGGACGGGCCCCGGACAGCACGGGGTCCTTCTGCGCCTCCGGCGTCCATCGCACCGGGCCCACGCCCACCTCGAAGCCATTCTTCCCGGGGAACACGTCCGCGCCCGCCGCTGCAGCGAGCATCTGGGCGCCCAGGCAGAAGCCCAGGCACGGGCGCTCATAGGCGAGCCGCTCCATGAGGATGCCCAACTCCTGCCGCAGGAAGGGATGCTGCTCGGATTCGTAGACGGCCATGCGACCGCCCATGACGACCAGCAGTTCCGCGTCCACGTCCTCCCGGCGCACGGTGCGGAAGCGGTTCACCAGCGTGAAGCCCGCCGCTTGCAACACCGGCCCCAGCAGGCCGGGCCCTTCGTGCTCCTCGTGCTGGAACACCACCGCGCGCATCGACGTCACCTCCAAAGCCGCGGGCGCCCTGCCCGCCGGCTCAATCGTATGCGCACGACGTGCAGATGTTGAGGCAGGTCCCCACCTGCTCTCTGTACTCCTTCACACACTCCTGGTTGGAGGCGCAGTTCACGTCGCTGGTACAGCCGGGCTCGCAATAGCTGAGCGTGGCGTCCGCGCAGTACTGCCCCGGCTGGCAGGGGTCATCGCCCATGAAATCCCCGCACTCGGTGTACCCGGGCTGAAGGGGCGCCATGACACAGGCGCTGCTTCCCAGTGCGAGCAGGGCAATGACAGCGGGCCAGAGACGGGTACGCATCGAAATACCTTTCGGGAGCAAGCGGAGGATGCCCGCTTGCTCCCGACGGCCGTCCGAGCGCCGTATTCACGGCCCGTGCGCCGTTCTACTCCGCGGCCGGTACCGGGCAGCGGTTGCGGAAACTGTCGCTGAGCGCCACGGCCACCAGCAGCTCGGGGAGCCGGTGTCCACCCGCCGAGAAGCGCGTGTCCACGTAGCGCACGGTGGCCTCGTCCTCGTCCGTCAGCGCGCGGCCCAAGCCATAGGCCAGCGCCTGCCGCGTCATGCACGTCGCGAAGGCCGGGTCGCCCTTGAGGATGGTCGCCAGCTCACGCGGTCCCTGGAACGACACGCCCTTGAAGTTGCCCGTGGCGTCCACCGGCGAGCCGTTGTCCGTCTCCCGCCAGGCCCCGGCCGCGTCGTAGTTCTCCAGGCTGAAACCGATGGGGTCCAGCGTGTCGTGGCAGCCCGCGCAGGCGGGGTTCGCGCGATGCAGCTCGGTGATCTGCCGCAGCGTGGAGCCCGGCGGCACCTGCGTGGGCAGCGCCTCCACACCCGGAGGCGGAGGAGGAGGCTCCTGGCACAGCAGCTTGCCCAGCACCCACTTGCCGCGAAGCACCGGCGAGGTGCGCGTGGCCAGCGACGCCTGCGCCAGCACACCTGCCTGGCCCAGCACACCGCCGCGCCGTCCGTCGCCCGTGCTCACGCGCGTGACGGAGGTGGAGCCCGGGCGAGGCAGGCCGTAGTAGTCCGCGAGCCGGTCGTTGACGTAGGTGAAGTCCGCGTCCAGCAACTCCAGCGCGCTGCGGTCCTCGTTGAGGAAGGCGCGGAAGAAGCTCTCCCCTTCCTCGCGCATGGCGCGCTTGAGCTCGGAATCCATGCCGGGGAACAGCGCCGGGTCCGCGGTGATGCCGTCCACCTTCCGCAGGCCCAGCCACTGGCCGGCGAAGTTCTGCACCAGCGCTTCGGACCGCGGGTCCTTCAGCATCCGGCGCACCTGCGCCTCCAGTACCTCGGGGTCGGCCAACCGGCCTGCGTCCGCCAGTGACGTCAGCTCCGCGTCGGGCTGGCTGCTCCAGAGGAAGTACGACAGGCGCGATGCAAGCTCGCGCGCGGACAGCTCGCTCTTGCCCGTCCCTGGCGCCTGCGTCTCCACGACCTGGAAGAGGAAGTGCGGCGACAGCAGCACCGAACGGAGCGCGAACTTCGCCGCCAGCTCGAAGCCGTCCCCCGACTCCCGCACGAGCGTGTAGACGCTCATCAACTCCGCGACCTCGTCCGGCTTCGCGGGACGCCGCCAGGCGCGGTTCGCGAGCGACTCCACCATCTGCCGGGCACAGGCTTCTTCCCCGGTGGTGGCCGGTTCGCACACTCGCAGGTGGCGCTGGGTGGCCACCGACGTGGGCGCGGGCGAGCGGACCTCCATCCAATCCAGCAGGAGGTTGCGGTCCGTGGACGTGGCCGGGTCGTAGGTGTCGTTGGTGAAGCGCACGGTGAAGCGCTTCTGCCCCGGCGAGTCCACCCGCACCGGCTGCGTGTACACCGTGGGCGTGGTGGCCGGCACGTCGAGCGACGCCACCACGACGCCATCCAGCAGCCACTGCATCCGCACCGGGTCCGGCGGCGCCTGCGTGCCCCACGCGCGCACGGAGAGCTGGTACTCGCCGGCCTGCGCGAAGGTGAAGGTGGCGGAGAGGTCGCCGTTGGACCACAGGTTCCACACGGTGCCGTTCTGCTCGCTGGCTCCGGTGGTGGCGCTGGCGGACTCGGCCTCGATGCGAACGGTGCCACCTCCGGCGCTGGCGGCGCCGTCCCGGGCCCAGGCCTGGTCGATGAGACGGCCCGCGGTGGCCTCATAGGCCTCCACCAGCGCGGGGGACATGCCCAGCAGGCTGGCCTCGTTGTCGAAGCCGTGGCCCGTGGGGTCCGCCGGGAAGGTCGTCGCGGGCCGGCCCGTCTCGCCAAGCAGATCGCGCACGGTGTTGTCGTACTCCGCGCGGTTCAGCCGGCGCAGCGAATGCGCGCCATCCGAGCAGTTCTGCGCGGCGACGACGGGCTTGGGGTCCTGGGTGCGCGCGACGGGCAGTTCGTCCGAGCACGCGGTGAGCAGCAACGGGATGCCGAAGAGCAGTGAGCGGGTCTTCATGTGCGGTCTCCCCTCACGCCAGCCCGGCGAGCGGTCCCTGTGCCAGCGGTCCGAAGGTGCCTCGTGGAATCTCGAAGGCCTGGAGGATGGAGAGCAGCACGT
It encodes the following:
- a CDS encoding ELWxxDGT repeat protein, which encodes MKPHLPLLMLLGAAGCGTEVEDADFTSQESALSQKWELCGKEAVRLADIHPGPVGSNPADLIHGDRVLFFTADDGTHGRELWRSSGTEGSGTSLVKDIYPGLAGSEISNLTRVGNRVFFAADDGVHGYELWVTDGTSAGTYLVKDIYPGPEDGIRRPDPFYWINDPMLVEFGGVLYFGANDGVHGYELWRSDGTDAGTYLVEDIEPGPANSFPRRLVRVGNEAFYFVASKRGPWSDEIHLWRSTGVPGAIPVLSLVGDNVIFDLLAVKSRLYFLVDNDEGEASLWKTDGAASNTHELRYFYGEYPHDLVALGSRVVFSAGAGEPEGEELWSSNGSTSSTKLVKDIWPGPMSSSPSSLAVLKSRVFFAANDGSGEGRELWVSNGTGSGTRLFKALAPGGGSSDPEALASIEGTLFFSASDGVHGHEPWVSDGTRSGTKALRGLAHGSASSSPRDFVRSGWDVFFSADDGKTGRELWALPFRPKGECKQHHAY
- the gspG gene encoding type II secretion system major pseudopilin GspG is translated as MNPTQQKLNARRRHVRGFTLIEIMVVITILGLIAAAVGVSVMSNLEEAKQKTAALDIKTLETGLKLHYMKTGSFPETQAGLEELLQARSLERLPQDPWNRDYVYMNEGGNPVILSYGADGVPGGDGSDADISSQVASPSASAARRPKGLR
- a CDS encoding glutamine amidotransferase-related protein, whose translation is MRAVVFQHEEHEGPGLLGPVLQAAGFTLVNRFRTVRREDVDAELLVVMGGRMAVYESEQHPFLRQELGILMERLAYERPCLGFCLGAQMLAAAAGADVFPGKNGFEVGVGPVRWTPEAQKDPVLSGARPRTVVAHWHGDSYAPVPDATLLASTDRYTQQAFRLGTSYGFQFHLELTASELGRWIDIEADSLQQRGKNLQELKAQLPKLKAAEADNTEVLHRLAHHFARVAAGR
- a CDS encoding DUF1592 domain-containing protein is translated as MKTRSLLFGIPLLLTACSDELPVARTQDPKPVVAAQNCSDGAHSLRRLNRAEYDNTVRDLLGETGRPATTFPADPTGHGFDNEASLLGMSPALVEAYEATAGRLIDQAWARDGAASAGGGTVRIEAESASATTGASEQNGTVWNLWSNGDLSATFTFAQAGEYQLSVRAWGTQAPPDPVRMQWLLDGVVVASLDVPATTPTVYTQPVRVDSPGQKRFTVRFTNDTYDPATSTDRNLLLDWMEVRSPAPTSVATQRHLRVCEPATTGEEACARQMVESLANRAWRRPAKPDEVAELMSVYTLVRESGDGFELAAKFALRSVLLSPHFLFQVVETQAPGTGKSELSARELASRLSYFLWSSQPDAELTSLADAGRLADPEVLEAQVRRMLKDPRSEALVQNFAGQWLGLRKVDGITADPALFPGMDSELKRAMREEGESFFRAFLNEDRSALELLDADFTYVNDRLADYYGLPRPGSTSVTRVSTGDGRRGGVLGQAGVLAQASLATRTSPVLRGKWVLGKLLCQEPPPPPPGVEALPTQVPPGSTLRQITELHRANPACAGCHDTLDPIGFSLENYDAAGAWRETDNGSPVDATGNFKGVSFQGPRELATILKGDPAFATCMTRQALAYGLGRALTDEDEATVRYVDTRFSAGGHRLPELLVAVALSDSFRNRCPVPAAE